The window ATGCGCGAGTGAGTTCATCGGTTAAAATGGCGTACTCCTTTCCTTGTTTGACGCCGCGCTCTTTCCATTCGTCGGTGAGTTCTTTGCGGGCGCTGATCGCCATGAGCCGCTGGTTGATCCATTCCCGTGTGTAGCCTTTATGCTCGTAGGTAGATACCAGTCGCTCGGCGATAAGTTCTGGGTCAAGGGTTTCGTCAATGCGTTCTCGTCCCACCTGTGCCAGCCAGAGCTTGAGCGGCTCGGCCTTTTTTGATGGAATGGACTGGATAAGGCGGAGAAGCTGCTCAGTGTTGGCGACATCCGTAAGGCGGCGTTTGCCATCAGCGGCTTTCAATCGCAAACCGTGACAATTTGTCACGGTTTCATTTCCCTCTTCTTTGAGTCGTTGTTTTAGTTTTCGCCAATACGCTGTTGGATTCTTGCTTTCTGTCAGCACGCCTATCACATCAACGATGGAGAAATACCACGCCTCTTCATCTTCGCTCCAAGCGGTGCGGATAGGTTGATTTTCAAAAAGTTGGAGATTTTCGTTGCATGTGTTCTCTTTCATGGCATAGCCTTTCTGCCTGAGTGGCTGGGAGTCGGAAATACATACCTTTTTCTGGACACCTTGTCAATCGATGTTTTTGCATGATTTTTGCTCCGTACATGCTAGGCTGCCTTAGGTGCAGCATTGGTGTTGATGCCATCGATGACGGCGAGGATGTTTTTAATCATGTTTGGCTCGAAAACTTCGCCTATGGAAAGACCGCCAAGGTTTTCACTGTCGCTGAGGTCTTGTCGATCCATTGTGCCGTTTTGTACCAACCAATCCATGATGCACTTTACGAGACCGATTTGCTCTTCGCTATATACGCTTTCGTCAAGAAATGCAGAGAAGGCTTTTTGCGCTGCTTCCTGTGTGAGTCCTGTAAGGCTTCGGACGAATTTTCCTAAAGGCATATCCTGCGTTTCTTCCGGGAGCATTTTTCGATACTCTTCCTGGCTGCCAACTTCGTGCCAAAAGATTTCTTCTAAGATAGAGATGTCGCTGTCATCAAGAGGAAGATTATTCTTCAGTTTTACGAGAACGGGGGTGTTTTCATTTTCCTTCACATAGCGGGAGGCGCGTTCGTAGTAATCGTCTAATGTGTTGCCCGTTCCTAGTCGTTCCCCTTCGCGTTCAAAGATAACGGCATCCGTGATATTGATTTCTTTCAGCTTCATTTCTTTCTTCAGATACTGCATGAGTCCTCGCAGTTCCTTGCGAATACTCTCGATCTTTATAATGCTGGCGTTTGGCCAAAATTCTTCGGTCGAGATCGCCGTCAGCGTATCCTTGGCCTTAATCACGTCTGGTATGGTGGCTTTTTGAGAGAGTTTCACGGCAATCAGACGGATTTTCTTGCTATATCCGTCAAATGCTTTATCATCGTGCTGCGCCCTAGAAAGCATCATGCGATACATGATTACATCCAGTCGTTTTGCTGATTCATCCTCGTTCACGGCAGGAATCAGCGGGGCGATGTTGTGCACGAGTTCCTCTGAAGATATTACTTCCAAGCACTCAAATGCTTTTATGCTAGAAAATTTCTCCACATATTCAAGGTTTTGGCGAACTTGGAATTGTAGCGAATTTAAGGCAGAAATGGCTTCCACAGCTTCACTTACCAGTTCCTTTCGGTAGCCTATTAGATCGGACTGTTGGTATTCTATTGCCTGCAGTTCCTTCATCATCTTCACCTTCAAACTGAAGGTGAGTTCAGAGAGGGATGTCACTCCATCGACTTCTTTTCCTTTGGGGTTGTTGGCAAAATAGGTGCAGTTTCCCATGTAATCGAAGATATAGAATTCTTTTTTGTCTTCGCCAGGGCCGAATAAATCTGCGCAGAGCCTTGTGCCGCGCCCAAACATTTGCCAGAACTTGGCTTTTGAGAATACGGGCTTATAAAACACTAAATTGAGAATTTCCGGCACATCTATGCCTGTATCCAGCATGTCTACGGAGATGGCGATTTGCGGGAACTTGTCTTTGTCTTCAAAATCCTCCAATAGCTTTTTACGATACTTTTCCTTGTTGTCGATCACTCGTGCAAAACGTCCCTTGTACTCGGGGTAGAGTTTATCAAACTGCTTCTTGATAAAATCGGCATGGTTGTGATTTTTGGCGAAGATGATGGTCTTGCCTAGCTTGTCGCCGCCGTCCACCTTTATCCCCTTTAACATTATCTCCGTAAGGACTCGCTGAGTGGTGTTCGCATTGAAATACACACGATCCATCTCTGAGGAAGAAATAAATTCTGGCATATCATCATCCTCGTCAAAGGCATCCTCATAGCGTTCCCTGTCCTCTGGCGATAATTTATCATAGCTTATGCCCTCGGTGGGAATGCTGTAGAGTTTTTCAATGCAGTGGTAATCTGCAAGATACTTGTTTGCCAGAGCCTCTTCATATTCATAGGCAAAGGTTGGCATATCGTTTTCCAAATCGAAAAAATCATAGGTGTTGTGATCGACGTCCGTTTTGGGAGTAGCTGTAAGACCTATCAACAAGGCGTCAAAATACTCGAAAATGGCGCGATATTTTTTGAAAATGCTGCGGTGTGCCTCGTCGATGACGATGAGGTCGAAATGGGCGGGCGTGAAAAGCTTTTGCCCGTCTGCAGTTTTCATGTCATCAATGGCGTTCATGATGGTGGGGTAGGTAGAGAAAATCGCCCGATCGGTGGGCTTGTCATCGCCACGCTCTAAAAGATTGCAGGTGGAGAGATTTGGCATATGCATGGTGAATGCCTTTTTCGCCTGCCGCACCAAATCTATACGGTCGGCGAGAAAAAGAATATTGGTTATATAGTTGTGCGCCAAGAGTACGTCGATGAGCGAAATAACTGTCCGAGTCTTGCCAGATCCGGTAGCCATTACCCACAGAACCTTTCGCTTGTTGTTGCCATATTCATTGCAAGCCCTCTGGATGGCAATTTTCTGATAGGGGCGATTGCTGATGTCGTCATTGATCGCGAGTTGACGGAATGGCTTTTTTTGATTTCGGCGATTCATGATGCGTTCCATATCCCTCTTGGCGAATACGGAATAAACCTTGCGGGGGGCATAGTTCGTGTCGTCCCAAAACCATGTGGTATAACCGTTGGTATAAAAGATCAGCGGGCGCTGCCCCGTCATTTGCTCCAAACAATCGGCATAGAGTCGGGCTTGCTCTCTGCCTACCTCGGCATCAATCCCCGTTTTTTTAGCTTCCACTACGGCTAAAGGTTTGTGATTGTTGCCGTAAAGGACATAGTCGACCCGTCCTCCTCCGGCGGTGGAAGGCATGCCACTAACAGAAACCTCTGTGAGGCAGTCCTCGCCAAATGTCCAGCCCATCTCCTTGAGGTCAACGTCGATGATGGTGCGGCGGGTGTCCGCTTCGGTCTTGGCGGCGGCAGCGGATACTGCAAATGTATGTGTCACTTCATTCTTTTTGCGAAGTTCGGCAAGTTCTGCTTTGAGGTTGAACATTTCTTTTGCCAAGGATTCACGCTCTTTGGTCTTTTGGGAAAGTTCATCCTTGAGAGTTTCCCACTCTTTATTTGAAATGGACTGATTTTTGTCAGCAGCTAAAATGGATTCATCAAAGGCACGTTCCGTATAGGATTTGCCGTAGCAGTAGTCGATGAACTGGACAAATTCAAACAGGTTTGCCAGAGCAAGGATGGCTTCTTTATATGTAACTTGCTTATTCGTGTGTGCAGAGAAATTTCCAAGTTTAATGATGAAGCGAAGGCAATTTAGGATTTTATTATCGACAGAGTCTGTGAAGGATGGGTTATATACGAGGGCTGAGAAATTATCCTTGTAGGGGAGACGCAAAGTATCATCTACGGAATAGAGCCATTTTACGGCAAGTTCCGCACTTTTTCGGACACCAAGAGCAGAGAGTGCAGGGCTTACAGAGATAGACTTTTCTGCCTCAATGCAGGCCTCGGCAAAGGCTGCAAATTGCGTTTCCTTCTTCAAAAAGTCAAAGTTCGTCATGTTCTACGCTCCTTCGATGTAAACTTTTGCAAATCCGTCTGTCCGAATTTGTATACGATGAAAACATTGCTGATAGCAGGGCGGTTTTTAGCGAGATTTGTCGATGCATCAAAACAGCAAATTTCGATTTGTCGGCCTGTTCGACAAAGGCGGCAAATTCGTTTTGTAGGTCGAGGGGAGGGACAAATACAACAAGGGATTTTAGTCTTTCTTGCGATATGTTTGACATAGATTGCGCTGAACCCGTAGCCAGTTTTTTGATTTTCGGACGGAATACATCGTGATTGATTAGCTTCCATAGAAAGATCGGATGAATGTTTTTGTTAGGAATCAATCGAAAAATCAAGTCTGGCATCATCAAATTTTCGGGAGTTTGCCAAACATAAGCACACATTCCGACAAGGTCAGGTGTATTTTTTCTCGTAAATAATAAATCTCCCGCATGAATCTCTGCTTGTTTTACAAAATCAGCATCTGAATGAAGAGCTTTATTTTCTTGAGGGTTGTATACGCCATAAGTTGCAGCACTTAATTTGAGTAGCCCAGGGGATGTTCCTTGCCGTTCGTTGCTATCACATATAAAACTCTTTCCGCTTTCGATTTTTTGTAAACATTCACTAAGGAAACCCATTTTCCACCCCTTCGGATTCGTCACAGGGTCACCGAACAACTCTATAAACCGTGATTTGAAACCTATGCGATGTACCTGCGATGCGAGATTTTCACATTGTTTTGATCGACCATAGCATATTCCATCGTGGTGTCAATTTTGCTATGACCTAAGAGCTGCTGAACTTGCTCGATGGGCATACCTTTATCGATGGCTTTCGTGGCTAGGGTACGGCGGAACTTATGCGGATGTACCTTTGGGATTCCCAGCATACGCCCCATATTTCGGAGGCGAATCTCTACGCCGCTGATTTGCAAACGATGATGGGGGTTCAAAAGAGAGACGAAGAGAGCCGGGTCATCGTCCGAGCGGCTGTCCAGATAATTTTTTAAGTGAATTTTCGTTCGTGCATCGAAGTACACGGGACGCTCTTTGCTGCCTTTCCCCAATACGACGCACTCCCGGCTTTCGAAGTCGATATCAGCGCGATTGAGCCTTACCAATTCACCAACACGCATTCCCGTGGAAGCCAGGAGATCAATCATAGCTAAATCTCGGATATTGGTGCAATTATCCCGCATTTGCTCCAAAGCCTCGTCCGTGTAAGTTTCTTTGACAACTTTAGCCGTCTTGATTTTGTGGATGCGACGCACCGGACTTTTAAGGATGTAGTTCTCTTCCTCCAGCCAGGCAAAAAAACTAGAGAGAATGCGCCGGATATTATCGATATTCGCCTTGCTGCACTGATGCTTCTCTTGATAGTCTGACAGATATTTCCGTAAATCATCTGTGGTGATATGGGTGACGTGATTTTCGAGGCTATCCAACACCTTGCGGAGAGTGGTCTGATAGTAGCGGATAGTTTTTTCACTGCATCCTTCCACCTTCTTGGCAGCGATAAACGTGGCAATCAGTTCGTCGTTGGTCACCGTGTCCATAGGATCGCTTGTCCTCGGGCAATCAATGATTTCTTTGTCGATCAAGCATCGTGTCAACACCGTTTGAAGGTGTGCCATTTGGGCGTTATCTAAAAAAGGGAGCATTCCTTGCATGATTTCGGTCATCAGATGCTCTTTCATATTGAATTACCTCTTTCTACCGACCACTGACGCCACAGATTTAATCAACCAAAATACTTTTGCAGTAGGGCTTCTTTCAGTAATTCGTGCTTTTTTAAGAGTTCTTGGATTACCAATTTCGATTTGTCGGCCTGTTCGACAAAGGCGGCAAATTCGTTTTGTAGGTCGAGGGGAGGAAGTGGAACATATAATCCTGACAGAATTTGTTGATTGAGATTCTGTATGTTGGCACCTCTGCCAGTCATTCTATGTCGCATTGATTCGTGTTTGAGAACCTGCAACAGATAACTAATAGTCAACCGCTCTTTATCGGCAAGTCGAAAGCGTATGCAAAAACCACTGAACACAGTTGGTATCTCGTTGGGATAAACAGCCAAACAACGTCCCACCAGATTTTTATTGCCATTTGAGCGAACGAAGACAATATCTTCATTCTGTAATAGATATTCTTTAGAAGGCTTATCATTGAGTGAAACGATCGGAAGTGTTGATGTATCATCAATAATAGATAAATTTTGAAAATCTCCGACGCCTAGACAATGTAATTCAACACCGTTTTCCCCCTTATGAAAATTCATGCCGTTTTTGCAGTCCCCCATATCCGATAACGGCGCAATTTCCCACCCCTTCGGATTCGTCACAGGATCACCGAACATCTCTACAAACCGTGACTTTACGAGCTCTTCAAGATGGGCTATTTGTGCGTGGAGTGTGTCTATCGCTTTATCGACTAGGATCAATATGCTTGAGATTTCTTGCTGTTTATCTCTGGATGGGATGTTAAGCGGCTCATGCTTGTAGTCTTTAAAATAAATGTGTGGAATCGTGGATCCAGTGTAGTATTTTTCAAGATGCATGAATTGTACTGCATAATAGAGGTAATTGACATCAATGCTATCTTTGGGTAGCAGATATTGCATTGTGCCTATAACCGAGGAATACGGTGGCAAAGAAAACACACGCCCGATGCCAGCTCCGTCTTTGACCACGGCTATATATTGCTGCTCCTGCTTATAAAAATTTACAAACCCAATGAGTCCACTTGCCCCATAGATGGGATATTGTCCTTTGTGACCCACTAAATCTTTTTGGGCGATATTTGATGACATCGAGCTACACGCATCCGCCAATGTTGACAGGCTCATGCCGCCACCTCCTCAAAGTCAGCGACAAGCCGTGATTTGACGAGATCCTCAGTCTTTTCCGTCAGAAGATTGCACATCTCAATCGCTTGGTCTATGTCCTCCAGATTTTTCACAATCTCTCGCTGTTCTTCTAAAGAAATCAACGGGATTTCAATATTCTCAAGTATGCCTTTTGAAATAGCTTTGAATGTACTCCCTGTTCCTTTTGCATTTAGTTCAGGCACACGACTACTCAAGAAATAAAATATATAATCTTTCAGGCATTTTAATGAAACAACCTGTATTGCCGCTAAACCTCGCCCTATGCAACATTCTTGATCTGCAACATTTAATGCGCCGATAGGAGCACGTACAGAAATTAGAATATCGTCTTTATGGGCATATTTTTTAGGGGATGAACACCAAACTCTTACATTTGGATGTGCTTTTCCAAAATCGGCATTTCCCTGAAAAAAAGGAATACCTTCGCGCACAATATTATAAGATGCAGAATCTGGGGACTGTCCCATCGTTATGGTAGCAATTTCATTGAGTTTCATAGTCGCTCCTCCAGCCGTGTCAGAACATCGTCCAATTTGTGATAAAGTCCTCGAATGTCCTGCATAATCTCCGCAACAGGTGGATACTCCAGAGGCGTATACTCAATCTTCTTGTATTTATTGATGGACAGGTCATAACCGTTTTGCCGGATTTCCTCCGCCGACACCATAAAACTCTGGTCGGTGCGGCTGCGGCTTTTTTCGGCATCAAGATTTTCAAAACGCGTTACGATATCATTGATGTCGCCGCCTGTTCCTAAATCATCTCGCTTATCGTCGAGCGAATATCCGTCGGATTTCATGTCATAGAACCAAACGTCATCCGTACCGCCGGAACCTGTCTTGGTGAAAATGAGGATGGCTGTTGATACCCCGGAATAAGGCTTGAAAACGCCAGATGGCATGGAGATGACCGCTGAGAGTTTGTTGTTGTCAACCAGTTCTTTCCGTAAATCCTTATGTGCCCTGGACGATCCGAAGAGGACTCCATCCGGGACGATGCAAGCGCAACGGCCTCCTGCGTCAAGCAATCGCAGGAAAAGCGCCACAAAAAGCAGCTCTGTTTTCTTCGTATCAACTTTCGATATGAGATTGGCCGCTACGGTATTGTTGTCCAGCGATCCCTTAAACGGGGGATTGGCGAGGATGAGAGTGTATTGATCTGCGTCGGTGTTGTTTTTCGACAGGGAATCGTTGAAACGAATATTCGCATTGTCCATGCCGTGAAGGATGGTGTTCATGGCCGTGATTCGGAGCATGGTTTGGTCGGTGTCGTAGCCTGTGAACATTTCATCTTGAAAATGGTCACGAATTTTCCGGTTGGTACGTAGCTGAGAATCATAATGCTCCTTGATGAAATTTCCGGCTCCCACGAGGAAGCCGCCTGTGCCGCAGGCCGGATCTATGATAAAATCCTTTAGCGTCGGCTTCATCATGCGCACCATCATCCGGATAATGTGGCGCGGCGTGCGGAATTGTCCGATGCGCCCGGCAGTCTGGATTCTGCCGATCATATATTCGTAGAGATCGCCCTTGAGGTCTTTGTCTTTCAACGGAAGTTCATCAATGGCGGTGACGACTTTTTCTGTGATGAGAGGATTCGGCAGGGCGAAGGTGGCGTCCTGCATATAGCGGGCATAGGCGCTCTTGCGGCTGTCTTTTTCCCTAGGATTTGGTTCTCCTTTCAAGGTTTTAATGAAGGGAAACACCTTCGTCCCCAGTATTTCGTGTATCTCCTCGGCCTTTTTGTCTCGGAAGATATGCCACCGCATGGCTTGTCCTTCGTCGTTTTGGGGGAATATTCGTCTGCCGTTCGCAATGCCCAAGAGAGCGTCATTCTTTTCATTATCTGTTTCAACATCATCTAAAGACTTAATGAAAAAAAGATACGTAAGCTGCTCAATGACGGTCAAAGGATTCGCCAGCCCGTAAGAGTACATATCAT of the Selenomonas sputigena genome contains:
- a CDS encoding BRO family protein: MKENTCNENLQLFENQPIRTAWSEDEEAWYFSIVDVIGVLTESKNPTAYWRKLKQRLKEEGNETVTNCHGLRLKAADGKRRLTDVANTEQLLRLIQSIPSKKAEPLKLWLAQVGRERIDETLDPELIAERLVSTYEHKGYTREWINQRLMAISARKELTDEWKERGVKQGKEYAILTDELTRAWSGMTTRQYKNLKGLKKESLRDNMSTTELVLNMLAETATREFSAAEQPQGFSQSISVAKRGGKVAGNARRAIESETRKPSITSKNASELNHVVTQMIEVSADAAISENDVKDNE
- a CDS encoding DEAD/DEAH box helicase family protein — its product is MTNFDFLKKETQFAAFAEACIEAEKSISVSPALSALGVRKSAELAVKWLYSVDDTLRLPYKDNFSALVYNPSFTDSVDNKILNCLRFIIKLGNFSAHTNKQVTYKEAILALANLFEFVQFIDYCYGKSYTERAFDESILAADKNQSISNKEWETLKDELSQKTKERESLAKEMFNLKAELAELRKKNEVTHTFAVSAAAAKTEADTRRTIIDVDLKEMGWTFGEDCLTEVSVSGMPSTAGGGRVDYVLYGNNHKPLAVVEAKKTGIDAEVGREQARLYADCLEQMTGQRPLIFYTNGYTTWFWDDTNYAPRKVYSVFAKRDMERIMNRRNQKKPFRQLAINDDISNRPYQKIAIQRACNEYGNNKRKVLWVMATGSGKTRTVISLIDVLLAHNYITNILFLADRIDLVRQAKKAFTMHMPNLSTCNLLERGDDKPTDRAIFSTYPTIMNAIDDMKTADGQKLFTPAHFDLIVIDEAHRSIFKKYRAIFEYFDALLIGLTATPKTDVDHNTYDFFDLENDMPTFAYEYEEALANKYLADYHCIEKLYSIPTEGISYDKLSPEDRERYEDAFDEDDDMPEFISSSEMDRVYFNANTTQRVLTEIMLKGIKVDGGDKLGKTIIFAKNHNHADFIKKQFDKLYPEYKGRFARVIDNKEKYRKKLLEDFEDKDKFPQIAISVDMLDTGIDVPEILNLVFYKPVFSKAKFWQMFGRGTRLCADLFGPGEDKKEFYIFDYMGNCTYFANNPKGKEVDGVTSLSELTFSLKVKMMKELQAIEYQQSDLIGYRKELVSEAVEAISALNSLQFQVRQNLEYVEKFSSIKAFECLEVISSEELVHNIAPLIPAVNEDESAKRLDVIMYRMMLSRAQHDDKAFDGYSKKIRLIAVKLSQKATIPDVIKAKDTLTAISTEEFWPNASIIKIESIRKELRGLMQYLKKEMKLKEINITDAVIFEREGERLGTGNTLDDYYERASRYVKENENTPVLVKLKNNLPLDDSDISILEEIFWHEVGSQEEYRKMLPEETQDMPLGKFVRSLTGLTQEAAQKAFSAFLDESVYSEEQIGLVKCIMDWLVQNGTMDRQDLSDSENLGGLSIGEVFEPNMIKNILAVIDGINTNAAPKAA
- a CDS encoding restriction endonuclease subunit S, yielding MTNPKGWKMGFLSECLQKIESGKSFICDSNERQGTSPGLLKLSAATYGVYNPQENKALHSDADFVKQAEIHAGDLLFTRKNTPDLVGMCAYVWQTPENLMMPDLIFRLIPNKNIHPIFLWKLINHDVFRPKIKKLATGSAQSMSNISQERLKSLVVFVPPLDLQNEFAAFVEQADKSKFAVLMHRQISLKTALLSAMFSSYTNSDRRICKSLHRRSVEHDEL
- the xerA gene encoding site-specific tyrosine recombinase/integron integrase, yielding MKEHLMTEIMQGMLPFLDNAQMAHLQTVLTRCLIDKEIIDCPRTSDPMDTVTNDELIATFIAAKKVEGCSEKTIRYYQTTLRKVLDSLENHVTHITTDDLRKYLSDYQEKHQCSKANIDNIRRILSSFFAWLEEENYILKSPVRRIHKIKTAKVVKETYTDEALEQMRDNCTNIRDLAMIDLLASTGMRVGELVRLNRADIDFESRECVVLGKGSKERPVYFDARTKIHLKNYLDSRSDDDPALFVSLLNPHHRLQISGVEIRLRNMGRMLGIPKVHPHKFRRTLATKAIDKGMPIEQVQQLLGHSKIDTTMEYAMVDQNNVKISHRRYIA
- a CDS encoding restriction endonuclease subunit S, which translates into the protein MSLSTLADACSSMSSNIAQKDLVGHKGQYPIYGASGLIGFVNFYKQEQQYIAVVKDGAGIGRVFSLPPYSSVIGTMQYLLPKDSIDVNYLYYAVQFMHLEKYYTGSTIPHIYFKDYKHEPLNIPSRDKQQEISSILILVDKAIDTLHAQIAHLEELVKSRFVEMFGDPVTNPKGWEIAPLSDMGDCKNGMNFHKGENGVELHCLGVGDFQNLSIIDDTSTLPIVSLNDKPSKEYLLQNEDIVFVRSNGNKNLVGRCLAVYPNEIPTVFSGFCIRFRLADKERLTISYLLQVLKHESMRHRMTGRGANIQNLNQQILSGLYVPLPPLDLQNEFAAFVEQADKSKLVIQELLKKHELLKEALLQKYFG
- a CDS encoding restriction endonuclease subunit S; translated protein: MKLNEIATITMGQSPDSASYNIVREGIPFFQGNADFGKAHPNVRVWCSSPKKYAHKDDILISVRAPIGALNVADQECCIGRGLAAIQVVSLKCLKDYIFYFLSSRVPELNAKGTGSTFKAISKGILENIEIPLISLEEQREIVKNLEDIDQAIEMCNLLTEKTEDLVKSRLVADFEEVAA
- a CDS encoding class I SAM-dependent DNA methyltransferase → MITGELKNKIDSIWNDMYSYGLANPLTVIEQLTYLFFIKSLDDVETDNEKNDALLGIANGRRIFPQNDEGQAMRWHIFRDKKAEEIHEILGTKVFPFIKTLKGEPNPREKDSRKSAYARYMQDATFALPNPLITEKVVTAIDELPLKDKDLKGDLYEYMIGRIQTAGRIGQFRTPRHIIRMMVRMMKPTLKDFIIDPACGTGGFLVGAGNFIKEHYDSQLRTNRKIRDHFQDEMFTGYDTDQTMLRITAMNTILHGMDNANIRFNDSLSKNNTDADQYTLILANPPFKGSLDNNTVAANLISKVDTKKTELLFVALFLRLLDAGGRCACIVPDGVLFGSSRAHKDLRKELVDNNKLSAVISMPSGVFKPYSGVSTAILIFTKTGSGGTDDVWFYDMKSDGYSLDDKRDDLGTGGDINDIVTRFENLDAEKSRSRTDQSFMVSAEEIRQNGYDLSINKYKKIEYTPLEYPPVAEIMQDIRGLYHKLDDVLTRLEERL